A DNA window from Brassica napus cultivar Da-Ae chromosome C1, Da-Ae, whole genome shotgun sequence contains the following coding sequences:
- the LOC125579764 gene encoding proline-rich protein 36-like: MAKMENPWLTVALAPPLKPPIPVGNLSHSPPQPDPPDPPDPLQFPPLPSPLSGGQNPPKRCAFSPLSLNSTVPPVPITSTPPSGTAVTPVFGSLPATTTSAAQLLAAYSPNPFCGVENPRSGSSTVPQGPSITVNLPYSLTGPGTLPTPPLPPTQLPSPLKPPLLPQSPLPPPHPPKLPMQQKPKLLSIALSGDCLPKTSLRQRSEHPEDYSPSLQRIQLWAHLKRVPFDLMYDAGLSHIAGQIGDPRETDDWTLSLISISIAHVKVEIDTTIPLPSQVEVGRSNGTFVTVDVEYPWMPPSCAHCKEVGYIQRHCPLLPPPTALTHKQNPPPKNPNTQPPSSSHPPKKANPSNKFFFSCRTMGHLMNNCPKGPQDWTLVNRRKPPPAVDPQTTPPLAQIPLPTSNSQSGPTPIPAPSVHSQNPPASPSSTPAASSPQVDIAIDPPSMEIDTPSPTKETIIDCSDMDSSSAEVFVLALPAVFKDRPIIISNNHLPPKNLQPSP, encoded by the exons ATGGCAAAAATGGAAAATCCCTGGTTGACTGTAGCGCTTGCTCCCCCTCTGAAACCTCCAATTCCGGTTGGCAATCTCAGCCACTCGCCGCCCCAGCCCGATCCTCCTGACCCACCCGACCCTCTCCAATTTCCCCCTCTCCCTTCTCCTCTCTCTGGTGGCCAAAACCCCCCAAAACGTTGCGCCTTCTCCCCCCTCTCCCTCAACTCCACTGTTCCCCCTGTTCCAATTACCTCTACCCCGCCGTCTGGCACTGCAGTGACCCCTGTCTTTGGTTCTCTACCAGCTACTACCACCTCTGCGGCCCAACTTTTGGCTGCTTACTCCCCAAATCCTTTTTGTGGAgttgaaaaccctagatctGGTTCATCTACAGTACCCCAAGGTCCTTCTATAACTGTAAACCTTCCCTATTCCCTTACTGGCCCGGGAACCCTTCCTACTCCACCTCTTCCTCCCACCCAACTCCCCTCCCCCCTCAAACCTCCCCTGCTCCCCCAGTCCCCCCTACCACCGCCTCATCCTCCCAAACTACCTATGCAGCAAAAACCAAAGTTACTATCAATCGCACTCTCCGGCGATTGTCTCCCCAAAACTTCTCTCCGTCAG AGGTCTGAGCACCCAGAAGACTACTCTCCATCGCTCCAAAGAATTCAACTATGGGCTCACCTAAAGAGAGTTCCCTTTGACCTTATGTACGATGCTGGGTTAAGCCATATTGCTGGCCAAATAGGTGACCCAAGAGAAACTGATGATTGGACGCTAAGTCTGATAAGCATCAGCATTGCTCATGTCAAAGTGGAGATTGATACTACCATTCCACTCCCTTCTCAAGTGGAAGTAGGAAGGTCCAATGGAACTTTTGTCACTGTTGATGTTGAATACCCCTGGATGCCTCCCTCTTGTGCGCATTGCAAAGAAGTGGGTTATATCCAACGTCACTGCCCTCTCCTCCCCCCACCTACTGCCCTCACTCACAAACAGAATCCCCCACCCAAAAACCCCAACACTCAACCCCCATCCTCCTCTCACCCTCCTAAAAAAGCCAACCCCTCTAATAAGTTTTTCTTCTCCTGTCGTACTATGGGTCACCTCATGAATAACTGTCCAAAAGGCCCACAAGATTGGACTCTTGTAAACCGAAGAAAACCACCACCCGCAGTTGATCCTCAAACCACCCCACCTCTAGCTCAAATCCCCCTCCCCACCTCTAACTCGCAGTCTGGTCCCACCCCCATTCCTGCTCCCTCTGTTCATAGCCAAAATCCCCCCGCTTCCCCCTCCTCTACTCCTGCCGCTTCTTCTCCCCAAGTTGATATTGCAATTGATCCTCCTTCGATGGAAATCGATACACCAAGTCCTACTAAAGAAACTATCATTGACTGCTCTGACATGGATTCCTCATCTGCTGAAGTCTTTGTCCTTGCCCTCCCGGCAGTCTTCAAAGATAGACCCATCATTATCTCAAACAACCACCTCCCTCCTAAAAACCTTCAACCCTCTCCCTAA
- the LOC125579765 gene encoding uncharacterized protein LOC125579765, with product MARRYSASEKAKWTAKSNSPVRRAPVQIPRTDNSELIEQNKLTLIGRVSNPAAQNTHALVDFFLQHWHVSGSITRRELGPHLFQFSFESERDLQSILTKAPYHFKRWMIMLQRWEPSVSENFPSTISFWIRVHGLPLHYWTDAALDAIGSDLGHVELKEATKARFRVHINGL from the coding sequence ATGGCGAGAAGATACTCTGCTTCTGAAAAGGCAAAGTGGACCGCCAAATCAAACTCACCGGTCCGCCGAGCCCCAGTTCAGATCCCACGAACCGATAACTCCGAGCTTATTGAGCAAAACAAGCTCACGCTCATCGGTCGTGTCTCCAACCCGGCAGCCCAGAACACTCATGCTCTTGTGGATTTCTTCCTCCAACACTGGCATGTCTCGGGTTCTATTACAAGAAGGGAACTTGGTCCTCACCTCTTTCAGTTCAGTTTCGAATCTGAAAGAGACCTCCAGAGCATTTTAACCAAGGCCCCCTACCACTTTAAGCGATGGATGATAATGCTACAACGCTGGGAACCTTCTGTTTCAGAGAACTTCCCTTCCACTATCTCGTTCTGGATACGTGTCCATGGCCTCCCGTTGCACTACTGGACTGATGCTGCTCTTGACGCCATAGGCTCTGATCTTGGACACGTCGAACTGAAGGAAGCTACTAAGGCGAGATTCCGCGTCCACATCAACGGGCTCTGA
- the LOC111201862 gene encoding uncharacterized protein LOC111201862: MAPKRTKAASRIKPPYARGEPEDYTVPPTYPWPQEEGTEISITDPNIPKCSETRWYKEASRRYNTLLNTNILPTRFVDAGALSDLGLHEDLHAVLHVLEIADLYHRTHPLYPDLVRQVLATTELTFKRPGFPIFEEAYFTFFASGVKHSITLEALTEVYEMSEEYTQMSFPRKFVPEQAFWKFIASGDFKSRLASQSHIRNPVMCIAAKVLRNLLFTKDQTSKVTRGEVQMLCAGVEDELKSSDIGIPTEPMTTSLGCVLAQMFVDKKARVVKGSLKKDRSGSLLTPLFRHLELDHNVYQCNKTAAFIDIPYLINCQILRDENTYNFLSQDGRNLYCKLPQPNINSLSDVTNICFVPDAQYLCAEPKSSYRDDTMDDVEFVRTDGGDNAYDLGPLDDNVDDATYRRWMVDSQRKNNSLMKRILKAITGGCMGAPSTAEPRQDQTIPCSHRPGK, from the coding sequence ATGGCTCCCAAGCGAACCAAGGCAGCATCCAGGATCAAGCCACCATACGCTCGGGGTGAACCAGAGGATTACACTGTTCCCCCAACCTAcccatggccacaagaagagggAACCGAGATCTCCATCACAGACCCGAACATCCCAAAGTGCTCGGAGACAAGATGGTATAAGGAAGCCTCACGCCGCTACAACACTCTGCTCAACACCAACATCCTCCCCACCCGTTTCGTCGACGCCGGGGCTTTGAGCGACCTAGGCCTCCATGAGGATTTACATGCGGTCCTCCATGTGCTGGAAATAGCTGATCTCTATCACAGAACTCACCCGCTGTACCCTGATCTGGTGAGGCAAGTCCTAGCCACCACGGAGTTAACTTTCAAAAGGCCCGGTTTCCCGATCTTTGAGGAAGCCTACTTCACTTTCTTTGCGAGCGGTGTTAAGCACTCCATCACCTTGGAAGCGCTGACTGAGGTCTACGAGATGTCCGAGGAATACACTCAAATGTCCTTTCCAAGGAAGTTTGTTCCAGAGCAAGCATTCTGGAAATTCATCGCTTCAGGGGATTTCAAATCCCGATTAGCCAGTCAGTCTCACATCCGTAACCCTGTTATGTGCATTGCTGCTAAGGTCCTGAGAAATCTGCTCTTCACAAAGGACCAGACGTCAAAGGTGACACGTGGAGAGGTGCAGATGCTATGTGCCGGTGTTGAGGACGAGCTCAAATCCTCCGACATTGGGATTCCGACCGAGCCGATGACAACTAGTCTTGGTTGTGTGCTTGCTCAGATGTTTGTGGATAAGAAAGCCAGAGTGGTCAAGGGTTCTTTGAAGAAAGACCGCTCTGGGAGTTTGCTTACTCCTCTCTTCCGCCACTTAGAGCTTGATCACAACGTCTATCAGTGTAACAAGACAGCGGCGTTCATTGATATCCCTTACCTGATCAACTGCCAGATTCTCCGCGACGAGAACACCTATAACTTCCTCAGTCAGGACGGGAGAAACCTCTACTGCAAGCTGCCTCAACCGAACATCAACTCGCTAAGTGATGTGACCAACATCTGTTTCGTCCCTGATGCTCAGTATCTCTGTGCCGAGCCAAAGTCATCTTACCGTGACGATACTATGGACGATGTTGAGTTTGTCCGCACAGATGGAGGCGACAATGCATATGACCTGGGTCCCCTTGATGACAACGTAGATGACGCCACCTACCGACGCTGGATGGTAGATTCTCAGCGCAAGAACAACAGCCTCATGAAGAGGATACTAAAGGCGATCACTGGAGGATGCATGGGAGCTCCAAGCACAGCTGAACCTCGTCAAGACCAGACTATACCATGCAGTCATCGTCCAGGGAAATAG